TTTTCGCTATTTTTATGGATATTCAATTGATGCATTTCTTTCTCTTATTGAAGTGTCATTGTAATATTTCTATTCACCGGTCTGAGTGGACAGCCATTGAACAAGAGCATCCAGTTCCTCTTCATCACTTACCAGTCCGGATGGCATGCCGTTCCCGCCCTCTTCGATCGTAGTGCGGATTTCATCCTCTGAAAGGCGGCTGCCTACATCCGTCAATGCCGGACCGCTCGCACCTTCCAGGTCTTCACCGTGGCAGCTCATGCAGTTGTTCTGCTGGAATGCTTCCTGTGCAAGCTCGGAATCGCCGGCATCTGCACTGTCGGACTCCTCA
The sequence above is drawn from the Salinicoccus roseus genome and encodes:
- a CDS encoding c-type cytochrome, whose protein sequence is MKKFWLLMSFAMVLVLGACGGDSGGDSEEATDEATTEETTMEESTEEETEESTEESDSADAGDSELAQEAFQQNNCMSCHGEDLEGASGPALTDVGSRLSEDEIRTTIEEGGNGMPSGLVSDEEELDALVQWLSTQTGE